One Sulfurimonas sp. genomic window carries:
- a CDS encoding adenine phosphoribosyltransferase: MTLSNTERRIIESSIRDVKDFPKPGIVFKDITTLLNDAEAYGVLMNHLYQRYKGYNLNYIAGIDARGFIFGAALAQMLGIGFVPIRKKGKLPYTTISEKYSLEYGIDEVEIHIDAFSKTQNARVLLIDDLIATGGTANAAARLIKQAGASCVEACFVVALNFLDGQKNLKEITDVYSLIEVN; this comes from the coding sequence ATGACACTTAGTAATACTGAAAGAAGAATCATAGAAAGCTCTATAAGAGATGTAAAAGATTTTCCAAAACCGGGAATCGTATTTAAAGATATCACGACTCTTCTTAACGATGCAGAAGCGTACGGCGTGCTTATGAACCACCTTTATCAAAGATATAAAGGGTATAACTTAAATTATATTGCCGGTATCGATGCCAGAGGATTTATTTTCGGTGCCGCACTTGCTCAGATGCTTGGAATCGGGTTTGTGCCTATTCGCAAAAAAGGGAAGTTGCCGTACACGACGATAAGTGAAAAATATTCGCTAGAGTACGGCATAGATGAAGTAGAGATTCATATCGATGCTTTTAGCAAAACTCAAAATGCGAGAGTGCTTCTTATAGATGATTTAATCGCTACGGGCGGAACGGCAAATGCGGCGGCAAGACTTATAAAGCAGGCAGGCGCTTCATGCGTAGAAGCTTGTTTTGTTGTAGCTCTTAACTTTTTAGACGGACAAAAAAATTTAAAAGAGATAACAGATGTGTACTCTTTGATAGAGGTAAACTAA
- the trpB gene encoding tryptophan synthase subunit beta: protein MYIPSASKFDPNENGHFGIFGGRYVPETLMPALLKLEEEYKSIRFDKDFWAEVDYYLKDYVGRPSPLYYAKNISDELGAKIYLKREDLNHTGAHKVNNVIAQGLMAKRLGYKKIIAETGAGQHGVATATICALLGLECEIFMGAKDVARQELNVFRMKLLGAKVNAVESGSKTLKDAMNDAIRHWVTNARDTFYIIGTVAGPHPYPMMVRDFQAIIGYEARAQILEKEGRLPNHVIACIGGGSNAIGMFQHFLEDKEVECIGIEAGGKGISSGEHGCSLNQGRPGVLHGQMSYLLQDEDGQILEAHSISAGLDYPGIGPEHAFHHDNKSVSYGYATDKEALDAFVWLSRKEGIIPAFESAHAVAYLKKIPNVKDKLIIVNISGRGDKDMIQAKEILKFDN from the coding sequence ATGTATATCCCTTCTGCTTCAAAATTTGACCCTAACGAAAACGGTCATTTTGGAATATTTGGCGGCAGATATGTTCCTGAAACATTGATGCCGGCACTTTTAAAACTTGAAGAGGAGTACAAAAGTATCCGCTTTGATAAAGATTTTTGGGCGGAAGTTGACTACTACTTAAAAGATTATGTAGGTCGCCCTTCTCCACTCTACTATGCTAAAAATATCTCTGATGAACTGGGTGCAAAAATTTACCTCAAAAGAGAAGATTTAAACCATACGGGCGCACACAAAGTAAACAATGTTATAGCTCAAGGACTTATGGCAAAGCGACTCGGATACAAAAAAATCATAGCAGAAACAGGTGCAGGACAGCACGGTGTTGCAACTGCTACGATTTGCGCGTTGTTAGGTCTTGAGTGCGAAATATTTATGGGTGCCAAAGATGTAGCCCGTCAAGAGTTAAATGTTTTTCGTATGAAGCTTCTCGGTGCAAAAGTAAATGCGGTAGAGAGCGGAAGCAAGACTCTAAAAGATGCAATGAACGATGCAATTCGCCACTGGGTTACAAATGCCAGAGATACATTTTACATTATCGGAACGGTTGCGGGTCCTCATCCTTACCCTATGATGGTTAGAGATTTTCAAGCGATTATCGGTTATGAAGCAAGAGCTCAGATACTTGAAAAAGAGGGTCGTCTGCCGAATCATGTTATAGCGTGCATCGGCGGCGGAAGCAATGCGATAGGAATGTTTCAACACTTTTTAGAAGATAAAGAGGTTGAGTGCATCGGTATAGAAGCAGGCGGAAAAGGTATAAGCTCCGGCGAACACGGCTGTTCGCTAAATCAAGGTCGCCCCGGCGTACTGCACGGTCAGATGAGCTACCTGCTTCAAGACGAAGACGGACAGATACTAGAAGCCCACTCCATCTCTGCAGGGCTTGACTATCCGGGTATAGGACCCGAACATGCCTTTCATCACGACAACAAATCCGTAAGCTACGGTTATGCAACGGATAAAGAAGCACTTGATGCCTTTGTATGGTTGTCACGCAAAGAGGGGATTATCCCCGCTTTTGAGAGTGCGCATGCAGTGGCATACCTTAAAAAAATACCCAATGTAAAAGATAAACTAATCATTGTAAATATCTCCGGCAGAGGCGATAAAGATATGATACAAGCTAAAGAAATTTTAAAATTTGATAATTAA